The Candidatus Thiothrix anitrata genome includes the window AGGTGCAGGCGTTGCTGGATATGACCGGGGCGGATTTGCCGACCCTGACGCGCATTGTCGATACTTTCCGCCAGCCGGGGCGCAATTTCCTGATGCCGCCACCGCAAGTGGCGTTGACGGCGGATACGGTGCTGGATATTAGCCATGAAAGCCTGATTCGACAGTGGCAGCGGCTGCAAGGCTGGGTGGCGGCGGAAGGCGACAAGGCGGCGATGTATTTGCGGCTGCTGGAGGGGGCGCAGCGTCATGCGGATGGGCGTGGCGAATTGTGGCGCGGCACGGATTTGGCGGTGGCGCGGGAGTGGCGGGAGAAGACGCAGCCGAATGGGGCTTGGGCGGGGCGGTATGCGCCTGCGGCGGATTCCTCCGTCGCTCCCCCCCATCCTAACCTTCCCCCGCAAGGGGGGAAGGAACAAGAGGCACTCCCTTCTACCGCTGCTGCGTCTTCCTCTTCGCTCCCTGCCCCCCTTGCGGGGGAAGGGTCGGGGATGGGGGGGAATGGTTCGGAGTACCACAATTTCACCCTAGCGATGCAGTTTCTCAACGAGAGTGAAGCCGAAGAGCAGCGTATCCGCGAAGCGGAGGAAGCGCGGCGCAAGGCGGAACTGACGCAGGCGCGGCGGCGGTTTGGGTTGTCGTTGGTGGGTTTGCTGATTGCGGCGGGCTTGGCGGTGTGGGGGGCGGTTGAGCGTAACCGTGCCGAGGAACAGACCGAGCGGGTGCGCAAGACTGAGCAGGTGCGTACCGAAAGCCTGTTTGACTCCACCCTGACCCATGCCTCACTGCTGACCAAGGTGGAGGATTTCGCGGCGACTGCCACCAAGCTGGACGACACCCGCAAGCTGGATGCGGACATCCCCGCGCCGCGCCGCCATGCCCGCGACCTGCTGGCGGGCTATACCGCCATTATGGGCGGGGCAGCGCAAGCCACCTTGCAGGATGGCGACAAGCCTTTACCGGGATTGGTTGGTGATGTTGCCATCAGCCAGGACGGGCATTGGCTGGCAGCCTCCGGCGAGCGCGGCACGGTGGCACTGTTTGAACGTGCCAGCGGCAAGCTGGTGCAGAAGCTGGAGGGGCATAACGCAGAAGGCAGGGCAAGCGAAACAATTGTGTGGGATATTGTTTTCCACCCTACCCAACCTTGGCTGTTTTCCGGCGGTGCGGATGGGCAGATTATCCGCTGGGCATTGCCACAGGCGGGGCAAGCCGCCGAGGTGTTGCAGCAGTGGCAGGTTGATAGCGAAGTGCAGGCACTGGCGTTGACCTCGGATGGCAAGGTGCTGGCGAGTGGGCATGTGGATGGCAAGATTCGGTTGTGGGAAAGCGGGGAGGATCAAGAGAAAGACACTTCGCCGAAGTTGTTGCGGGTGCTGGAAGGGCATAGTCGGTTGATTTCTACTCGCGGTTTGGCTTTCAGCCCGGATGGGGAGTGGCTTGCCAGTGCGTCTTATGACAATACCGTGCGGTTGTGGGATTGGAAAAATGAAAAACTAGAACCGCAGATTTTCCAAGGCAGTCAGGGTGATTTTAATGGTGTGGCATTTTCTAGTGAGGGTGACAAGTTAGCGGCAAGTGGTAATACCCACATTTTGGTTTGGGATACAGCAACGGGGCAACGCTTACAAGAACTCAAAGGTCACCAGAACATGGTGTTTGGTTTGCAATTCCTGCCTGACGGGCTGCTGGCTTCTGCCAGTAGCGACAAAACCATCCGTCTGTGGGATGTGGCAACCGGCATTACCCGGCGCATCCTGCAAGGGCATACGGCGACAGTGACGGGTTTAGCATTGTGGCAGGAGCAAGAAAGCGTGCTGCTGTACAGTGCCAGCAATGATGGCACGGTGAAACGCTGGGGTGGGGAGTTGCCGGGGCAATGGTTGGTTGGTCTACCTGATGCTGGTATTTCAGCCGCTATTTCCCCGCATGGGAATTTTGTTGTTGTGGGATTAGAAAATGGCAGTTTGCAGGTTTATTCCTTACCAGAAATGAAATTGCTACAGGAGGTTTCCAAAGCTCATGAAGCATTGGTTGCAAGACTCAGTTTTAATTCCGATGTAACTCTATTGGCTTCTGGTAGCAGGGGGGATGTAGATGCAAAAATTTGGTCTGTTTCCGTTGATGGTCAGTTGAAGCTTGAAAAGACCTTGAGTGAGCATAAGAATGTTGTCCATGCCGTCGCCTTCTCCCCCGACGATTCCCAACTCGCCACTGCCAGCTATGACGGGCATATCGGCTTGTTTGATCTGGTGGGTGAGGGGAAACCGCAGTTGTGGGAAGCGCATTCAGGCGGTTCTAATGGTGGTGTTGAATCAGTCAGCTTCTCGGCTGATGGTAAACAGTTATTCAGTTCTGGATATTATGATCAAACCATCAAACTCTGGGATTTGACCACCCAACCACCGACGGCGCAAACCCTTGCCACCGCCAACGATGCGCTGCTGTGGGCAAGCCTCAGCCCGGATGGTCAGCAACTCGCCAGTGTGGGGCGCGAATACACCGTCAGTGTTTACCCCACCAGCGGCACTGGCACACCCCTGCGCCTGAACGGGCATGAACAGACGGTGTTGAAAGCCATTTTCAGCCCGGACAGCCGCCAACTGGCAACGGTGAGTACTGACATGACCGTGCGGCTGTGGGATCTGGATACGCAAAGCGAACTGTTCCGTTTGCGTTTACCGACTGAAAGGATTTCAGGGCCACCGCTTTGGGACTTCGACTTCCGTTGTACGCCGACAGGTTGCTGGATTGCCGTGCCGCTCACGTCGGGGAAGCTGGCGTTGTATAACTTGGGGAGGATTGATTATTAACAGAAATCCCCTCTGTTTCCCCTTTTGCAAAGGGGAGTACCCTCCAAACAGGTGCGGTAGTGCTGGATCGCTTCCCCCCTTTGCAAAAGGGGGATTGAGGGGGATTTTCCATAGCTTGCACAAAATCATGGTATGGCTTAAAGCACCATGCCATGAAGCAAGCCAAACTGATCCTACGCCGCAAAGCCCGTTACGATGATGCAATGAACGATAAAACTTTGACCATAACTATCGGTGACATGGATGACGACTTCACCGATGTTATTGACGCTTGGGAAAGTGGCAAAGCCGCTACGCCCCTGAACCGGCTAACCTTTGAATCCATGACCGGCTTTTTGTCGTTCCTCACCCCCAAACGCTGGGAACTGGTAACGATATTGCGTAAGCAAGGGCATGTGAGCATCAAAAAGCTCTCCGAAATCCTCAAGCGTGATTACAAAAACACGCATACGGACGTGAAAGCGATGCAGGAAATCGGTTTGGTTGAAAAAGATGACAGTGATCTGGTCTACGTTCCTTGGGACGATCTGGACATTAAGCTGAATCTGAAACAGGCGGCATGATTGACGCTAGGAATAGGCACGAAATATCTTCTTCTGTTGCCGTTTGTTGACAGATGCCGTTGACCCATTGGCATCTCTGCCCAAATCCTCTATGATGAATGCTGCAATGCACAAAACTAACTAAGGCTCGTCGCGTCGATTCTGCCATAGAGCGGAAAGCGCGGAGTTCTTGAGGGGATTCAAGGTGTTTCACAGCATTTATATAGCCGGGGCAGAACCCCGCAGCGGTAAGTCGCTGATCGTATTGGGTATGATGGAAATGTTACGGGCGATTACGCCCAATGTGGGTTTTTTCCGCCCGGTCATTACCGAAAATAATGGGCGCGACCCGCTGATTCATTTGGTGTCTAAACGCTATAACTTGGGGGCAACAGGTACGGATTTGTACGGTTGCACTCAAGATGTTGCGCACAAAATGGTTGCCGCAGGGCAGCATGAGGAATTGCTGAAGTTGATTTTGGCGAAATATCGCGCCGTTCAGGAGCACTCAGACATCGTGGTGTGCGCCGGAACCGATTTTAACGGGGCGAATTCAGCACTGGAATTGGATTTTAATGCGGAATTAGCTAACCATTTCGGCTGTTTATTTTTACCGGTTATCAAAGGCCACGGGCGCACTGCGGGTGAAATTGCGGATGCGGTCAATTTATTGGAAGCGCATTTAGCCGCTGGGCAGCATTGCGAAGTGTTGGCAGCGTTTGCGAATCGCGTTCCCGTGGAGGAAGTCGCGGCATTGACTGAATTGCTGCAAGGCTCACGTTTTCCCGCCTATGTTTTGCCAGAAAATCACTCGTTGGAACGCCCCACGATTGGGGAAATTGCCCGCGCTTTGCATTTGGAATGTTTGTACGGCACACGCCAGTCGATGACCCACGAAGTCTCGCGTTACAAAGTGGCGGCGATGCAAGTGCAGGATTTTTTAGGTCATTTGGAAAGTTGCAGTCTGGTGATTACCCCCGGTGATCGTTCTGACATTGTGTTGGGATGTTTGGCGGCGGATGCCTCGAAAGCGTACCCGATGATTGCGGGCATTGTGTTAACGGGTGGGCAACAACCCGCGCCGGAAGTGAGCAAATTACTGGAAGGCATGAAGCCGCAACGCTTGCCGATTTTAATCTCGCCTTGGGATACGTTTACTACCGCGCTCAAAGTGAATGCGGTGGAAAGCAGCATTTTGCCGTCGGATGAGCGCAAAATCGCGGTAGCCTTGGGGATGATGGAATCGTGCGTGGATATGCATCAGCTACGCCAACTGATTATTCACAATGTCGGGCAGCGCATGACCCCGTTGATGTTTGAATACGAGTTGATTCAACGCGCAAAATCGCAGCGCAAACACATTGTATTGCCGGAAAGTAACGACGAACGGGTGTTGCGTGCGGCGGAAATTTTGTCGTTGCGTGATGTCGTGGATATTACCTTGTTGGGTATTGAGGATGAAGTGCTGGCAAAAGCCGCGCATTTGGGGCTGAAATTACGCAATGTGCGCATTATCGAGCCGCGTACTTCTGAATTGCGCCCGGTGTTTGCCCAAGCGTATTACGATTTGCGGCGGCATAAAAATGTGACGATGGCTTCGGCGTGCGACACGATGGTGGACGTGAGCTATTTCGGCACGATGATGGTGCAGTTGGGTTACGCCGATGGCATGGTGTCCGGGGCGATTCATACCACGCAACACACGATTCGTCCGGCGTTTGAAATCATTAAAACCAAGCCGGGTTGTAATCTGGTTTCGAGCGTGTTTTTCATGTGTTTGGAAGACCGGGTGTTGGTTTACGGCGATTGCGCGGTGAACCCCAACCCGAATGCCGAACAATTGGCTGATATTACGGTGACAGCGGCGGATACCGCGCAAATGTTCGGGATTGAGCCACGTACTGCGTTATTGTCGTATTCCACCGGAGAGTCCGGCAAGGGTGATGATGTAGAAAAAGTACGCGGTGCGGTGCAACTTGCGCGGGCGCGTCGCCCCGATTTGAAGCTGGAAGGGCCTATTCAATACGATGCCGCTGTCGACCCTGAGGTAGCCAGTTCTAAAATGCCGCACAGTGAGGTGGCGGGGCAGGCAACCGTGTTTATTTTCCCGGATTTGAATACCGGCAATAACACCTATAAAGCGGTGCAGCGTTCGGCGAATGCGGTGGCGATTGGCCCGGTCTTGCAGGGTTTGAATAAGCCGGTGAACGATTTAAGCCGGGGTTGTACGGTCACGGATATTGTGAATACGGTGGTGATTACCGCGATTCAGGCACAACAGGCGGTAGTATGAAAATTCTGGTATTGAATGCGGGCAGCTCGTCGATTAAGTACCAAGTATTTGCGATGGCTACTGCGGAAGTCTTGCTCAAAGGCGTGATTGAGCGCATTGGTGAAGCGGGTAGCGATGTGCCGACCCATCACCAAGCGTTGCAGCATGTTGCGCAGCATTTACAAGCACAAGGGCTGGAAATCAACGCGATTGGGCATCGGGTGGTGCACGGTGGCGAACATTTTCAGCAGCCGGTGGTGATTGATGCCACGGTGGTGGCGGCGATTCGGGCAATGATTCCGTTGGCTCCGCTGCATAATCCGGCGAATTTGGCGGGTATCGAAGTCGCGCAGCAATTGTTTCCGCAGGTGTTGCAAGTGGCGGTGTTTGATACCGCGTTTCACCAAACCATGCCGCCGGTGGCGTTTCGGTATGCTGTGCCCGCCGAGTGGTATCAGCAGAATCAGGTGCGCCGTTACGGTTTTCACGGTACTTCGCACCAATACGTGATGCAGCAAGCGGCGGCGTATTTGCAATGCGATGTCGGTGATTTTAATGCGATTACCCTGCATTTGGGTAATGGTTGTAGCGCGACGGCGATTGCGGGTGGGCAAAGCGTCGATACTTCAATGGGCATGACTCCGCTGGAAGGTTTGGTGATGGGAACGCGCAGCGGCGATCTTGACCCGGCCTTGCATTTTTATTTGGAGCGCGAATTGGCATTGCCTGCGACAGCGTTGGAGCCGTTACTCAATAAGCACAGCGGTTTAAAAGGCTTGTGCGGGGTGGGTGATATGCGCGAAGTGCAAACGCGGGCAATGGCTGGCGATGCGGATGCGCAATTGGCGGAAGCGTTATTTGTGTACCGCATTAAAAAATACATCGGTGCGTACATGGCGGTGTTAGGGCGGGTAGACGCGCTGATTTTTACCGGCGGCATTGGCGAACATTCCGCCCGGATTCGTGAGCAAGTGTGCGCGAATTTGCAAAGTTTGGGCATTAGTTTGGATAGCGTGCGCAATCAGCAGCCTTGTAGCGGCATTGTCGAATGTCAGCAAGCGGGCGCGGCGGTGAAAGTGTTGGTAGTTCCGACCAATGAAGAGTGGGCAATTGCGCTGAGTACCGCAGCTTTTGGGTGATTAGCGACAAGGTGTCCAATGAAGCCGGAATACCACTTGGTTTTGCAAATCAACGGTATCAACAGCGATATAGCTGCGTGCATTGGCTGCAATGATGTCACTTTTAACACGGATGTTGATTTCGCCGCCATGACAGTTCCGGTTGATTTCGCGTGGGTACATGTCGTCACGTTCCAGATAGTTTTTACCTTCTGGTTCGCGGTAACGGCTGACACGCCGAGGCCGTTGACGTGGGCCAGTCAAAGAATACACGCGGCTTAAAGCACCGCGTCCTTTGACGTATCCCTGCCACTCCGCTGTCAACACCGACAGGCGTTGACCCGGTGGTACAGAAATCGGTAAAGAAAACTCGCATTTGGTGTGTAGCGTACCGCTGCGTGATTCACGACCCGCATCGTATTGACTAAATAAAACACTGAGAGTTTCAGTATTTTCCCCTGCCACTGCGACCGAGCCTTGTTCACAGCCCGCACCAGATAAGGCACTGATACGCTTGAACATGGCTTTACGGTTAGCTTCTACTGGCTGAAGTGCGATTAACAGCAGCATACCGACAGAGAGAACTGTGGCAAAACGGGTATTCATGACGCTCCCTCATGAAAGTTTTTATTCTGATTCCCCCCCTCTACGAAGAGGGAGGAATACTTTGCAGTGAATTAGCAGCGTTTCCATTTCAGGTGGAAGACCACTTTGTTATTCATGTCTAAAGTGTCCACTGCTACATAGCTGTTGTTACCAACCGCCTGAACGCTGGTGTTAACACGTAAGTTAAACTTACCGCCTGCGCAACCGCTCACAGCTGTTGCGTGCATCAAGCCGTCTTTCACTTGCCAGTTTGTGCCACTGGGGGAACTCAAGTTTCTAGTGCCCGGATTAACGGCGCGAGTGTTTAAACTTGTGCCATAAGAGCGGGTGAACCGGCCTTTGCCTTCCACATAACCCTGCCAATCTGAAGTAAGCACTGACAGTTGGTAACCTTGAGGTACGTGCACAGGCACTGCGAAATTACAAGAGGAACGTCTTAGACCGCTTACTGAATTGTTGCCCGCATCGTAAGTACTGAACAGCATAGTCAGTGACGAAGTATTTTCACCAATCACACTAACAGAACCGGGGGCGCAACCTGTGCCTGCCATTTGGATGGGGGCTTGGAAGAATACAGGGTCAGCGGCTTGGGCAGTTTGGGCAGCACTCAGGGCTAGCAGGGCTGATGCAGCAGCAATTTTCAAAGTTTTCATAACATTCACTCCTTTATCTCAACAAGTCTGGGTTTTGGCTTTAGGACTTCAGGTGTTTTCCTGTTGTCCATGTAGCCATTATCAAGATTTGTTGCCGGAGCTTCTGTGACCTGTTCACGTTTAATTTGTGATATTTGTCACAATTGGCAGATGAATGCAGATACCGGACGACCATCATCAAGGTATTCGATGTCATCCAGTAAGATGTTTGCGTTGGCGAATTCAGCCGCCAATTCTCCCGGTTTTAGCAAAAATTTGGGGTTGCGGGGGCTACCAAATTGTTCAGCACCTTGCATAAAAGTTTGGTAAATCAAGATACCACCGGGTTTGATAATGCGTTTGAGCCAAGGGAATAGGGGGCGATGTAAATAACGTGCCACACAAACCAGCCCGAAATGCCCGTCTGCGATGGTTGCAAACGGGTTTTGCCCGGTTTCTAGGTCACATTCCCAAGTGGTGACGGTGCAGTGTTGGCTGGCGGCTAATTGTTGTACCCGCTGTAGTGCGGCGGGGATGTAATCTATACCGGTCATTGCCCAGCCGTGCATCGCTAAATACACTAGGTCGCGTCCTGCTCCGCAGCCAATGTCCAAACCGTTGCTGGGAATAATACCATGTGCTGGCATCCACTCGGTCACGAAACTGGCTACCAAGGGGGCAGGTTGCCACAACCGCTGTGAATGTGTGCCGGTTGCCAATTGCCCTTGGGCGCGTAGGCATTCCAGTAATGCTGGTGTCCATAACCATTGCTGGCAGACTTGGTAGCCTTTTTCAGTGAGGAACTTTACCGCAGTATCGAGGCTTTGTTCATCGCCATAAACGCCTAGAGGTTCGCTGGTTTTGGGCAATTCGTGCATTCGCTGCGCCAACTCCGCAGCGGGAATGGAGGCTGCACCAAGGCAGTGGCCTGCTTGAAAAACCGTTGCATTACGGCAGTCCACAATCGCCTTGGC containing:
- a CDS encoding WD40 repeat domain-containing protein — encoded protein: MSRPKLQPYPGLRAFERYESRIFFGRQQQVDDLLARLKQHHFLAVLGASGSGKSSLVKAGLLPGLEKGYMGEVGSRWAIAEMRPGDQPFVRMAEGLLADKVFAGSWENPPHPNLPPQGGKEQEVLPSTDAASSSLPAPLAGEGLGKGGRAVPAALAAELRRGSRSLHEILTHVPLPAGTRLLLLIDQFEEMFRFREQEENQAAAFVALLLEACTHPDVYVVITMRSDFLGAAAEFHGLPEAINSGLYLTPRLTREQLRDAISLPAQLFGGSVEDALANHLLNEAGNDPDQLPLLQHALMGLFKKNSQMTLAEYQQLQGLRGTLNRHAERTFAELDSEEQALAEVMFRALTERSKDGQDIRRPLKVQALLDMTGADLPTLTRIVDTFRQPGRNFLMPPPQVALTADTVLDISHESLIRQWQRLQGWVAAEGDKAAMYLRLLEGAQRHADGRGELWRGTDLAVAREWREKTQPNGAWAGRYAPAADSSVAPPHPNLPPQGGKEQEALPSTAAASSSSLPAPLAGEGSGMGGNGSEYHNFTLAMQFLNESEAEEQRIREAEEARRKAELTQARRRFGLSLVGLLIAAGLAVWGAVERNRAEEQTERVRKTEQVRTESLFDSTLTHASLLTKVEDFAATATKLDDTRKLDADIPAPRRHARDLLAGYTAIMGGAAQATLQDGDKPLPGLVGDVAISQDGHWLAASGERGTVALFERASGKLVQKLEGHNAEGRASETIVWDIVFHPTQPWLFSGGADGQIIRWALPQAGQAAEVLQQWQVDSEVQALALTSDGKVLASGHVDGKIRLWESGEDQEKDTSPKLLRVLEGHSRLISTRGLAFSPDGEWLASASYDNTVRLWDWKNEKLEPQIFQGSQGDFNGVAFSSEGDKLAASGNTHILVWDTATGQRLQELKGHQNMVFGLQFLPDGLLASASSDKTIRLWDVATGITRRILQGHTATVTGLALWQEQESVLLYSASNDGTVKRWGGELPGQWLVGLPDAGISAAISPHGNFVVVGLENGSLQVYSLPEMKLLQEVSKAHEALVARLSFNSDVTLLASGSRGDVDAKIWSVSVDGQLKLEKTLSEHKNVVHAVAFSPDDSQLATASYDGHIGLFDLVGEGKPQLWEAHSGGSNGGVESVSFSADGKQLFSSGYYDQTIKLWDLTTQPPTAQTLATANDALLWASLSPDGQQLASVGREYTVSVYPTSGTGTPLRLNGHEQTVLKAIFSPDSRQLATVSTDMTVRLWDLDTQSELFRLRLPTERISGPPLWDFDFRCTPTGCWIAVPLTSGKLALYNLGRIDY
- a CDS encoding HVO_A0114 family putative DNA-binding protein yields the protein MKQAKLILRRKARYDDAMNDKTLTITIGDMDDDFTDVIDAWESGKAATPLNRLTFESMTGFLSFLTPKRWELVTILRKQGHVSIKKLSEILKRDYKNTHTDVKAMQEIGLVEKDDSDLVYVPWDDLDIKLNLKQAA
- the pta gene encoding phosphate acetyltransferase, yielding MFHSIYIAGAEPRSGKSLIVLGMMEMLRAITPNVGFFRPVITENNGRDPLIHLVSKRYNLGATGTDLYGCTQDVAHKMVAAGQHEELLKLILAKYRAVQEHSDIVVCAGTDFNGANSALELDFNAELANHFGCLFLPVIKGHGRTAGEIADAVNLLEAHLAAGQHCEVLAAFANRVPVEEVAALTELLQGSRFPAYVLPENHSLERPTIGEIARALHLECLYGTRQSMTHEVSRYKVAAMQVQDFLGHLESCSLVITPGDRSDIVLGCLAADASKAYPMIAGIVLTGGQQPAPEVSKLLEGMKPQRLPILISPWDTFTTALKVNAVESSILPSDERKIAVALGMMESCVDMHQLRQLIIHNVGQRMTPLMFEYELIQRAKSQRKHIVLPESNDERVLRAAEILSLRDVVDITLLGIEDEVLAKAAHLGLKLRNVRIIEPRTSELRPVFAQAYYDLRRHKNVTMASACDTMVDVSYFGTMMVQLGYADGMVSGAIHTTQHTIRPAFEIIKTKPGCNLVSSVFFMCLEDRVLVYGDCAVNPNPNAEQLADITVTAADTAQMFGIEPRTALLSYSTGESGKGDDVEKVRGAVQLARARRPDLKLEGPIQYDAAVDPEVASSKMPHSEVAGQATVFIFPDLNTGNNTYKAVQRSANAVAIGPVLQGLNKPVNDLSRGCTVTDIVNTVVITAIQAQQAVV
- a CDS encoding acetate/propionate family kinase yields the protein MKILVLNAGSSSIKYQVFAMATAEVLLKGVIERIGEAGSDVPTHHQALQHVAQHLQAQGLEINAIGHRVVHGGEHFQQPVVIDATVVAAIRAMIPLAPLHNPANLAGIEVAQQLFPQVLQVAVFDTAFHQTMPPVAFRYAVPAEWYQQNQVRRYGFHGTSHQYVMQQAAAYLQCDVGDFNAITLHLGNGCSATAIAGGQSVDTSMGMTPLEGLVMGTRSGDLDPALHFYLERELALPATALEPLLNKHSGLKGLCGVGDMREVQTRAMAGDADAQLAEALFVYRIKKYIGAYMAVLGRVDALIFTGGIGEHSARIREQVCANLQSLGISLDSVRNQQPCSGIVECQQAGAAVKVLVVPTNEEWAIALSTAAFG
- a CDS encoding DUF4360 domain-containing protein — encoded protein: MNTRFATVLSVGMLLLIALQPVEANRKAMFKRISALSGAGCEQGSVAVAGENTETLSVLFSQYDAGRESRSGTLHTKCEFSLPISVPPGQRLSVLTAEWQGYVKGRGALSRVYSLTGPRQRPRRVSRYREPEGKNYLERDDMYPREINRNCHGGEINIRVKSDIIAANARSYIAVDTVDLQNQVVFRLHWTPCR
- a CDS encoding DUF4360 domain-containing protein, whose amino-acid sequence is MKTLKIAAASALLALSAAQTAQAADPVFFQAPIQMAGTGCAPGSVSVIGENTSSLTMLFSTYDAGNNSVSGLRRSSCNFAVPVHVPQGYQLSVLTSDWQGYVEGKGRFTRSYGTSLNTRAVNPGTRNLSSPSGTNWQVKDGLMHATAVSGCAGGKFNLRVNTSVQAVGNNSYVAVDTLDMNNKVVFHLKWKRC
- a CDS encoding methyltransferase domain-containing protein, with amino-acid sequence MTINAKAIVDCRNATVFQAGHCLGAASIPAAELAQRMHELPKTSEPLGVYGDEQSLDTAVKFLTEKGYQVCQQWLWTPALLECLRAQGQLATGTHSQRLWQPAPLVASFVTEWMPAHGIIPSNGLDIGCGAGRDLVYLAMHGWAMTGIDYIPAALQRVQQLAASQHCTVTTWECDLETGQNPFATIADGHFGLVCVARYLHRPLFPWLKRIIKPGGILIYQTFMQGAEQFGSPRNPKFLLKPGELAAEFANANILLDDIEYLDDGRPVSAFICQL